The window TTGAGCACCACAACAAACTCAGGCGCACGCTCGCGGATTTTCTCCGCCACTTTCCTGCTGATCACTTCGTATGCGTCACCCATTCTGGCGACGGCGAAACGACCGGAAGCCAGACCATCCTGTAGTTCTTGCGTGACGTAAATCTTCTTCACTTTGCCCTCGTCGGCAAACTGATAGCCCACCTCGCCTTTTTTGCGGTTGATGCGATTCATCTCGATCAATTGTTTGACCTGCGCCTTCAACGCTTTACGGTCAGCCTCCTCTTGCCGGAGACGATTCATCTCACGATCCCGTTGCGCTTTTTCCTCACGCGCCTGCTGCGCGCGCAGTTTGGTC is drawn from Hahella sp. KA22 and contains these coding sequences:
- a CDS encoding DUF2058 domain-containing protein yields the protein MAKSLQEQLLKAGLVDQKKAKQIKQEKRKQAKQTPKGQQVEDETKLRAQQAREEKAQRDREMNRLRQEEADRKALKAQVKQLIEMNRINRKKGEVGYQFADEGKVKKIYVTQELQDGLASGRFAVARMGDAYEVISRKVAEKIRERAPEFVVVLNENKNAEPDEDDPYAAYQIPDDLMW